The window aactttaaaaataaaattcattttgaaaattatattttaaaaatgaatttaaaaatcttcaaataaaCCCAAATAAAACTGTGCATTATGGGCCAAATTGAAATAGTATGTATATTTCCCGGTTTTATTGCCCTCTCTTCACCCGCTACCTATGCCTAAACGTAAAAGCTTCTTtgtaaataatacatttaatttatttatttattacaaatagTGGACTAAcatacaataaatatttaactcttaaaacataaacaagccgatcaaaaaaattgaagcgtAAACATGTGCAAGTGAatctttttaacaataaacagACGATCACATTAATACGGTCGCTTTGTCGcaaaaaaatggaatgatatgaatacattttttggggTTTTGGATGTCTAGTCTAAACAAAGAGCAAGAAAGTAATGTTTTGAACGTAATAATTTGAAACGCAGTGGTTGGActctaaaattatatttttagatcaattttaaaatataaatcttaTATAATCCGATCacagttattgttaaaaaacgacGGCATGCACGCTTTTAACGGCCCAACCGGTTCGTTCGGGTCTCCTTTTATTTCGTTGAAATCGTACGGATTGAAGTGTTCTACTAGAAGAAGTTCCAGTCTTTGGGAGAACCAGCCGGCGTTCTGAGTGTCCACTTCATTCCAGACCTGTAAGTTGTTAGTACTTTCAACTTCCCGCTGGGGTCTCATAAGAGTAGtagtataaaaatatatctaatTATCCCCCATCTCCCTATTATCTTGTTTCTCAATAGATCGACAAAATTGGCAACGCCGCATTGTTCTTTTGCCGTAAAATCACCGTAGCATCAATTGATCACGGCAGCTGTCAGAGTTACTGGTGTTGCCAGATTTGTAGGGTTTCATTTCGGATTGGGGAATTTTTTAGGTAAAGCTGATGGTAATTTATCTGACCTTACCTCGAAGCGGAGTTTTCGTACATACCTTCACGATATAGCGAAGATCTCTCACAACTTCATTTATGTAGGAATATTCAGAATTCTTGATTTTCTGTTGAATTTTCTCCAGATTCATCTAAGAATGAGAAATATTGGACAAAGTGATATTTGGACGGTTCTAACAGGGAATTCCTATTTTCAGAGTAGATAGTTTCACTGATGAAAATAGTatcatattatttaatatttggaacCGATTGGACAAATTCGACATCACGGACGGACGAAATTCTGTAGGTGTATCACAGGTGTTTCCTTGccttgaaaatttctcaaaatttgacctcatCACCCCTATATCAATTTTTCTCATTCTGGCAAGTCAGTGCAAATCCGATCACTCTATATAGAGTTTTCCTTTCTATTGTGGCACTCTACAGTTTTACCTGTaactagtaaaaaaaaactttaaacacGAAAGCGATGTTATTTTACTTCTCCAGAAAAGCTGTAGAGGCTGCcactataaaaataaaaaccactataaatatattacaatataCTCGTTACGTACTTCTCGTTCCAATGCCACAGGTCCCAATATATGCGCTTTTAAATTCCCAACAATATTCTCCAGCACACACTGTCCAATTTCAGACAAACCACTTCCCTTCAACTCGTAGGGATTGGTCCTTTGAGCATCACTACTGATGCTACTTCCAGGAAAGGGTCTTTCCTTCTGTAGTGACCTCGAAGTGGCTAATTCCATGATACCATTGCTTAAACTGTTGACGCCGTTTCCGTGGGAGAAATTGGATTGTGAATTAGAGGTTGTTCCTCGCTGAAAATCATCAAATGCATTAGTTATTTACAGGACAAGGAGGAAACTGCTTTTTCTACGACTAATTTCATTGGGCATTAAAGAATCCGTGGAGTAAAATGGAGTACTTTCCTCCCTTGTATGGTAAAAAACTATTGTATAAAATACGAAGGGAAAACGATTCGTTAAAGTTCTATTTGCTATGCACATCGTAGAATAAAAGttctaataatattttaagtcGTACCTGCAGCAATGTCATGTTATCCAATTGGGGGAGCATGTCGTAGGTGCTGTCAATATAGTAGGATTTAAGTTCTTGAAGTGAAGTTGGAGATTGTGGTTCAACATATTCAGTAAAGTTACTGCTTACCAACCACTCTTGAATATTTACTGAGCTTGAAAAGTTGACCTACAAAATATCgtaaatttatacatttacGAACACACTAATAACTATTTACATCGTTCTCTAAAACCTCAATAGATTTTTCATCTTCCTCAGAGATGCTTTTGAAATCCTGGCTAAGCTTTTTACCAGCAGATAGCAAGATATTGGCCCAGTATCGCTCGCTTGTAGctgcttttattttattcacatTCTGAGCAGTTTCCAGAAATTCTATGCCTCTGGGACTGTTTCCAGGAGGGGCGACATCAAATCCTTTTTTTGGGACGCTGTAACTGCCAGGCTTCATGTAGACCCTATTCATTTTTCAGGAAAGATACTAGTCAAttagaattttcatttaatttcagtTAATTGGCCTTTGACCTGGTTGTGTGTGGTGTATGAACACGAGAGTGATATCACTGAGTCAAAAATTGCGTAATTATTAAAGCTTAAAGCGGAAAGGGGCATTACagattaattaagttttttctcattaataatttattacccTCTTGTTGGTTCCTCCTTAGAGTCATACTCCTCTTTCTTGAAATATTGGCCAGCATAGGTCTGATTAGCTTGATCCGATGTTTCTGCTGTTGAGAATTCAGTAGTCGGTAAATGTATGATGCCTCTTACGTTTTTAGATGCGGTATTGCTATTAGCCATAGTAGATGCTGTGGCAGCCTCTCCGTGAgatgattgttttttaatggtaCCTTCCGAGGCGCTTTTTACAAGTTTAACCTAAGGAAAAAACAGTGAAAATTGATTCAGATTTACAAgattatatataaattttcaatttgtcaaAATCTTGACAATATGGCGAAACCTCTTTAAGTTAGTCAAGTTAAGTAACCTGCGGAGGTATAAGGTTATTAGCCGAATAGACATTAGCTCCAGAACTTGCAGAGGTCAAATTAGTATCCAAATTGTGAAATATCTTAGTAAGCTGGCCTGCCAGCTCCATAGTTTCCTTTTCCCAACGCACATAACAGGTCTTGAATTCCGGAGTAAGCtccttttcaattttaccCAGGCTAGAAcctaatcaaatttatcaaaataaaaactaatttcagaGATTATAGAATTTTCGTCACCATCTCTGTTATCCCAGTAGCCCTTCAGGATGTGCCAGCAGTTAGTTAACCTTACGAAAGCATAAATAAAATCCTTAGTGGCCCATGGAATCCCTTGAGAATGGATATTAGAGATCGTGGTACAaggctttaaaatttcagatctaGTACGAATGCACAAATTTTGGATATTACGAAAACAAGGCCTATTGCGGTTCCTATAAGCAATTTGTTCTGCAGTCAAGCAGCTTCTCTCAAGGAACTTGATGAAGTTTTCTTGAGCTGTTTGTTCAGAAATATCCTAGAAgcctttttattatatttgaattataAGTCAAGAACTAATACCGTTATAAGTAGCTCATTGGCCGGTGAAGCAATTTGCCCATAATCAAATCTTTCAAGTGGCTCATTACTGACCCTCTCAGTGTCCCCGTTTCCCTCATCCCTTTCCCTACGTTCCTTCACAGCCCCATAAACCAAATCAACGGTACTGGAATTGGACGTCGTTGGGCCATACACCGAAGTACTAGATCCAGTTACGTGGCTGATTGGAACGGTGTATTGACTGCCCACGTTAAACTGAGTGTACTGATAGTGTTGCAGGTATGGTCTAACCAAAGCCGATGGCGTATGGTAGGGCAGCAATTGAGGAATTGGAGTTCTGTACCCCACCGTGGGGTAATATCCCGGGTTGATGATCCCTTGGCAGTTGCAGACGTGGTGCATGTGTAAGTGGACATTTTGGTGTTGGTTGTTGGTGTTTTCGGGACGGTTTTGGTCCATTTAATTTCAAGTATATTTAGAGCGATCTGAAAGGAAGTCAGTCAATAGATTAGAAACTTTATTGTCTCTTATTGGAGTTGTCCTTCATGTTGCATAGAGGAGAAagtaaaatgcaatttttacaaaatggaaTGGGCATTTCGTCccatttatatttgaatacgcggaaaattttaaatccaacaaaacatttttttattttatcgcaCTCTCTCGCACCACCAGATCTTTTATGTTCTATCTCTCTCTAAATTTTACTGAGAGTATTCTGTTCAACGCAGACTTACCTTATATAAAATAGAATAACTGGTAATACACGGGTGATAATAGACACTGAACGTGTAACTCTATTCGCACgtaaaagaagacgatttggtcacttagaaaattaaatttatagatAATTATAGATTTTTGACTTAATATAGAAGAAATGTGTTGTCCAAAACCGAAAGCGTCAAAGATAGTTTTATGAAAGCCGACATGTATTTACCAAATAAATTAGTTGCCATGGAAATAAACAACCGTTGAAGGCAATTCTATGGTGGTTGGTGATTGGCAAAAAACTGATGAGGTACCAgatatggaaatttgcaaaataactCAAGAACCCAGAATAAATGCAATAAACTCTTGAAGAATTTTATCCATGTCTTTAGTAACctttagtttaaaattcaaattttaaagtaggaaatataaaacattttcatatttgaacTTTCGTATGATGTTCCTTCGATGTCGTATCTTGGGCAGAAATACCCTCCCGGTCCCACAAATAACATGAAAACTTACCTTTTATGACagtttttacagtttttcgCTTTAGATAAAGTTTATAGTTTTAAATCTTAGCAAAAAGggataaaacttaatttaaaatagtcCGCACTTCAAAATGGATGCTTTTGACTTTGACGTTTACGTTATGACGTTTTTTTGATTTCCACCTGAGCGCATGGCCAACTTAGTTTGTTTTTGAGTTTTAGAGTAAAAGCGAGACGTCAATTAAAacccaaattattaatacactGTTAACTTTGACGTCAGGTTAAACAGTTTATTCTCCACAATTCTCGAGTTATGCTTAGTTagaactattaaaattttttaagcttACTCTAAACCCGCCCATATTCGCATAGACATTTTTCGGTTTAAAGTCGTGAAGAAAACTACTGAATAATCCGGTGTTAGATAATATGACTGGATTCCAAAGGTGCTTGTCGACTTATAAAGGTTTCGttctttttataaatatttcttgtgcagaaacaaaaataaattcgaattCTAGAAGCTTTATTATTTCCAATCATTACATTGAACCTAAAACTGCATTAAAAATCATCACATCCTCTTGAAAGATAtgcctaaaatttttaatcccgAACAGGTGTATTAGGCAGTATTCTAATTACAAATCCAAATTTCGTAAGGGATTAGCGTCGAAATTATATTGCAAGGAACCTAtgtgtaaaattgaaaaattttaaattttccaatacaagtaattgtcaaaaatcataaaatccACGCCTCCAGTTTAATGTGTGAATGAATTAAATCTGATGtctaaaattgattaaatttaatgtatagATTTAAcgcgaaaattttaaattggcaaAACATAAGCATTTGCCAGTGTTATACCATGCAAAAACATAGGTAAAACTACGCAGTGTCTATAACAATTTCCCACTTTCTATGTAAACAACGACTAATGAGCGATTATATTGTACTTATTGCTATAAGTAATAATACTATCATGTACTTGTACTATGACTAGATTAAATCAGAAGGAATGACTGCAATCATCCACCGGAAATTTTACACCATCCAATTATTACTCAAAAGCCTCATTGTAGCTTGAATTTACTGCGTTTTCTTCATTTGGCTTAGTGCAGCAGTAACAGTGAGTGcagatattaaaattgtcCGTACTTCTTATGCATCATGTCAACAAATTGCAACATAGAAACGTGCGTAAAATCTCTATATTAATcggtttcaataaattaaattaaaaactcttgtacgaactaaataaataagttaaagAAAAGTTTGGCATTCTACCCTACAGTGAACCCCATTCCTGAAGTTTCTATGATCCAATCTCAACAGCTTTCAGAGAGGaaaattcttgaattttctAAACCGGTTTGTAACAATAGTTAAGTATTACGCCCTAAACATCGAAAGTGTCAAGATTACTTCAAAAATCCTCGTCTGAATATTcttgaatttatttacagtAATAGTAAATGAGTAATCCCTGATCTACTTGGTACATCAAGACATTCGCGAACGTGTTAAATGCCACTCGATtagaatctaaattttttaaacaattttaactcTTCACTTAAAACaagttgatttttaaaagCGCTAAAAGAGCAACAATGAGGGATGCGCTTGCGGTTGTTAAGTAACTTGCATTGCAACCATCTATTTCGCATGCGCAGACTTCCTGTCTGCCTCCAAAGCCAGATCTCTGGTAACATCTGTTCTTGTACTGGGAATCGTCCC is drawn from Euwallacea fornicatus isolate EFF26 chromosome 7, ASM4011564v1, whole genome shotgun sequence and contains these coding sequences:
- the mtsh gene encoding uncharacterized protein mtsh isoform X2, with the protein product MDQNRPENTNNQHQNVHLHMHHVCNCQGIINPGYYPTVGYRTPIPQLLPYHTPSALVRPYLQHYQYTQFNVGSQYTVPISHVTGSSTSVYGPTTSNSSTVDLVYGAVKERRERDEGNGDTERVSNEPLERFDYGQIASPANELLITDISEQTAQENFIKFLERSCLTAEQIAYRNRNRPCFRNIQNLCIRTRSEILKPCTTISNIHSQGIPWATKDFIYAFVRLTNCWHILKGYWDNRDGSSLGKIEKELTPEFKTCYVRWEKETMELAGQLTKIFHNLDTNLTSASSGANVYSANNLIPPQVKLVKSASEGTIKKQSSHGEAATASTMANSNTASKNVRGIIHLPTTEFSTAETSDQANQTYAGQYFKKEEYDSKEEPTRGYSVPKKGFDVAPPGNSPRGIEFLETAQNVNKIKAATSERYWANILLSAGKKLSQDFKSISEEDEKSIEVLENDVNFSSSVNIQEWLVSSNFTEYVEPQSPTSLQELKSYYIDSTYDMLPQLDNMTLLQRGTTSNSQSNFSHGNGVNSLSNGIMELATSRSLQKERPFPGSSISSDAQRTNPYELKGSGLSEIGQCVLENIVGNLKAHILGPVALEREMNLEKIQQKIKNSEYSYINEVVRDLRYIVKVWNEVDTQNAGWFSQRLELLLVEHFNPYDFNEIKGDPNEPVGPLKACMPSFFNNNCDRII
- the mtsh gene encoding uncharacterized protein mtsh isoform X1, whose translation is MDQNRPENTNNQHQNVHLHMHHVCNCQGIINPGYYPTVGYRTPIPQLLPYHTPSALVRPYLQHYQYTQFNVGSQYTVPISHVTGSSTSVYGPTTSNSSTVDLVYGAVKERRERDEGNGDTERVSNEPLERFDYGQIASPANELLITDISEQTAQENFIKFLERSCLTAEQIAYRNRNRPCFRNIQNLCIRTRSEILKPCTTISNIHSQGIPWATKDFIYAFVRLTNCWHILKGYWDNRDGSSLGKIEKELTPEFKTCYVRWEKETMELAGQLTKIFHNLDTNLTSASSGANVYSANNLIPPQVKLVKSASEGTIKKQSSHGEAATASTMANSNTASKNVRGIIHLPTTEFSTAETSDQANQTYAGQYFKKEEYDSKEEPTRGVYMKPGSYSVPKKGFDVAPPGNSPRGIEFLETAQNVNKIKAATSERYWANILLSAGKKLSQDFKSISEEDEKSIEVLENDVNFSSSVNIQEWLVSSNFTEYVEPQSPTSLQELKSYYIDSTYDMLPQLDNMTLLQRGTTSNSQSNFSHGNGVNSLSNGIMELATSRSLQKERPFPGSSISSDAQRTNPYELKGSGLSEIGQCVLENIVGNLKAHILGPVALEREMNLEKIQQKIKNSEYSYINEVVRDLRYIVKVWNEVDTQNAGWFSQRLELLLVEHFNPYDFNEIKGDPNEPVGPLKACMPSFFNNNCDRII
- the mtsh gene encoding uncharacterized protein mtsh isoform X3, producing the protein MDQNRPENTNNQHQNVHLHMHHVCNCQGIINPGYYPTVGYRTPIPQLLPYHTPSALVRPYLQHYQYTQFNVGSQYTVPISHVTGSSTSVYGPTTSNSSTVDLVYGAVKERRERDEGNGDTERVSNEPLERFDYGQIASPANELLITDISEQTAQENFIKFLERSCLTAEQIAYRNRNRPCFRNIQNLCIRTRSEILKPCTTISNIHSQGIPWATKDFIYAFVRLTNCWHILKGYWDNRDGSSLGKIEKELTPEFKTCYVRWEKETMELAGQLTKIFHNLDTNLTSASSGANVYSANNLIPPQVKLVKSASEGTIKKQSSHGEAATASTMANSNTASKNVRGIIHLPTTEFSTAETSDQANQTYAGQYFKKEEYDSKEEPTRGVYMKPGSYSVPKKGFDVAPPGNSPRGIEFLETAQNVNKIKAATSERYWANILLSAGKKLSQDFKSISEEDEKSIEVLENDVNFSSSVNIQEWLVSSNFTEYVEPQSPTSLQELKSYYIDSTYDMLPQLDNMTLLQRGTTSNSQSNFSHGNGVNSLSNGIMELATSRSLQKERPFPGSSISSDAQRTNPYELKGSGLSEIGQCVLENIVGNLKAHILGPVALERELQVKL